From the genome of Ziziphus jujuba cultivar Dongzao chromosome 6, ASM3175591v1, one region includes:
- the LOC107431042 gene encoding patellin-6 gives MDASSPISIQQTPLQDQHSEPTPKPGKRSFVTTLMEAASLRSHSFKEDTYFISNLRSSEKKALQELKDKLMASDSCCDGSMWGTPLLGGDEKADVILMKFLRARDFRVVDSYNMLQKCLSWRKEFGADNVLEEDLGFKELEGLVAYMHGYDREGHPVCYNAYGVFRDKDMYEKIFGDEEKLKKFLRWRVQVLERGIKLLHFKPGGVNSIIQVTDLKDMPKRELRVASNQILSLFQDNYPEMVARKIFINVPWYFSLLYSMFSPFLTQRTKSKFLISKEGNVAETLYKFIRPEDIPVQYGGLSRPSDLQNGPPKPASEFTVKGGEKVNIQIEGIEAGATITWDIVVGGWDLEYSAEFVPIAEGSYTIAVERPRKMNPSEEAIHNSYTSGEAGKLVLSVDNTASRRKKVAAYRYVVRKSTSMPI, from the exons ATGGACGCTTCATCACCAATCTCCATCCAACAAACCCCACTCCAAGACCAACATTCTGAACCCACGCCCAAACCCGGAAAGAGAAGCTTCGTCACTACTCTGATGGAGGCAGCCTCTCTCCGTTCCCATTCTTTCAAAGAAGACACGTATTTCATCTCCAACCTCAGGTCTTCCGAGAAAAAAGCTCTGCAAGAGCTCAAGGACAAGCTCATGGCGTCCGATTCCTGCTGCGACGGTTCCATGTGGGGCACTCCTCTGTTGGGTGGAGACGAAAAGGCCGACGTCATACTCATGAAGTTCCTCCGAGCCAGAGACTTCAGGGTTGTCGATTCTTACAACATGTTGCAGAAATGCCTGTCGTGGAGGAAAGAGTTCGGAGCCGACAACGTTCTGGAGGAGGATTTGGGTTTCAAAGAGCTTGAAGGTCTGGTGGCTTACATGCACGGCTATGACCGTGAGGGACACCCTGTTTGCTACAATGCTTATGGGGTTTTCAGAGATAAAGATATGTACGAGAAGATTTTCGGAGACGAAGAGAAGCTGAAGAAGTTTCTGAGATGGAGGGTTCAAGTTCTTGAAAGGGGGATTAAACTTCTGCATTTCAAGCCTGGAGGTGTGAATTCCATCATTCAGGTTACTGATCTCAAAGACATGCCTAAAAGAGAGCTCAGGGTGGCTTCTAATCAGATCCTTTCTCTTTTTCAAGATAATTATCCTGAAATGGTTGCCCGGAAG ATTTTCATCAATGTTCCATGGTACTTCAGCCTTTTGTATTCCATGTTCAGTCCGTTTCTGACTCAACGAACGAAGAGCAAGTTTCTGATATCTAAAGAAGGAAATGTTGCGGAGACACTTTACAA GTTTATTAGGCCCGAAGACATTCCAGTTCAGTATGGTGGACTGAGTCGACCCAGCGATTTGCAAAATGGCCCTCCTAAACCAGCTTCCGAGTTCACAGTCAAAGGAGGAGAAAAAGTTAACATTCAGATCGAAGGGATTGAG GCTGGAGCAACAATCACATGGGACATAGTTGTAGGAGGGTGGGACTTGGAATACAGTGCTGAGTTCGTGCCCATTGCAGAAGGAAGCTACACCATTGCCGTAGAGAGGCCAAGGAAAATGAATCCATCTGAGGAAGCAATCCACAACTCTTACACTTCAGGGGAGGCTGGGAAATTGGTCCTCTCAGTAGACAACACTGCCTCAAGGAGAAAAAAAGTAGCTGCCTATCGTTACGTTGTCCGCAAATCAACCTCCATGCCCATCTAA